The following nucleotide sequence is from Candidatus Omnitrophota bacterium.
CGGATCAGCCTAATAAACCCGAAGATTACGTTCATGAACAATATGTCCCTAAGGGAGGAGTTTGTCCGTTTTGTTATGGCAATGAGTCGATGACTCCTCCGGAAATAGATTCTATCAGGCATTTAGATACCCAAGCTAATTCTTCGGGTTGGCAGGTTAGAGTTGTCCCTAACAAATTTCCTGCTTTGCAAATTGAAGGTGAATTAGATAGACGTGGAATTGGGATTTATGATATGTCTAATGGAGTTGGTGCTCACGAAGTTTTAGTTGAGACGCCATATCATCACAAGGATATTCCTGATCTATTAAATGAAGAAATTGAGAATTTTATTGTAATGTATTGCAGGCGCATAAATGATTTGGAAAGAGACAAGCGTTTTAAATATATAATGCTTTTTAGGAACTATGGCGCTGCTGCAGGGGCTTCTTTGGAGCATCCTCATACCCAGTTGATTGCTCTTCCTATGGTGCCAAAGAATGTTATGGAGGAATTAAGGGGGTCGGAGAATTACTTTGATTTTCGTGACAGGTGTTTGTTTTGTGATATTATCAGGCAAGAGAATCAGGAAAAAGAAAGGATAG
It contains:
- the galT gene encoding galactose-1-phosphate uridylyltransferase, with the protein product MAELRRDPIIGRWIIVETDQPNKPEDYVHEQYVPKGGVCPFCYGNESMTPPEIDSIRHLDTQANSSGWQVRVVPNKFPALQIEGELDRRGIGIYDMSNGVGAHEVLVETPYHHKDIPDLLNEEIENFIVMYCRRINDLERDKRFKYIMLFRNYGAAAGASLEHPHTQLIALPMVPKNVMEELRGSENYFDFRDRCLFCDIIRQENQEKERIVLENKYFIAFCPYVSRFPFETWIIPKKHNGSFSRMPHEEIPAFAAILKDTISKLKKVFVNLSYNYIIHSSPINGDGGQDSYHWHLELMPKLTRVAGFEWGTGFYLVSTPPELAAQYLKSV